A region of Vigna radiata var. radiata cultivar VC1973A chromosome 6, Vradiata_ver6, whole genome shotgun sequence DNA encodes the following proteins:
- the LOC106763456 gene encoding uncharacterized protein LOC106763456 encodes MSRGVSTRRKLNQFCMNVAFVSKIEPKKVEEALNNENWMLAMQEELNQFTRNNVWELVPRKPDLQVIGKKWVFHNKMDDSGEIIKNKERLVAKGYYQEEGIDYDETYAPIARLEAIRILLAIASKMKFKLYQMEVKNAFLNGFIKELVYVEQPPLKILNTLIMYIN; translated from the coding sequence ATGTCAAGAGGAGTTTCTACAAGAAGAAAACTAAACCAATTCTGCATGAACGTTGCTTTTGTGTCCAAAATTGAACCCAAGAAAGTGGAAGAGGCATTGAATAATGAGAATTGGATGTTGGCAATGCAAGAGGAGCTAAATCAGTTCACAAGGAACAACGTATGGGAGCTTGTACCTAGAAAACCTGATCTACAAGTTATTGGTAAAAAGTGGGTTTTTCACAACAAAATGGATGATTCAGGAGAAATCATAAAGAACAAGGAAAGGCTAGTTGCTAAAGGCTACTATCAAGAAGAAGGAATCGACTATGATGAGACATATGCTCCTATAGCTAGATTAGAAGCTATCAGAATACTTCTAGCTATAGCAtccaaaatgaaattcaaattatatcaaatggaAGTGAAGAACGCCTTTCTAAATGGATTCATCAAGGAATTAGTctatgttgaacaaccacctttgaagattttgaatacCCTGATCATGTATATAAACTGA